The following proteins are co-located in the Methylocystis heyeri genome:
- a CDS encoding recombinase family protein codes for MSLIGYARVSTEDQATDAQVDALKAAGCAEIFREHMSGAKASRPELAKALARVRRGDVLVVARLDRLARSLSHLLSVIAELDAKGAHFKSLADPIDTTTPQGRFALQVLGAVAELERALIQERTKDGLRAAKKRGRVGGNPKLRAGDRDAIQRIVDEKAQAYFERVNRTAEHWLPIVKEMRPDHRWQDVVRVLNAKRDRSNGTPLPLWNVERLKRAVKRFVAEGLADPALLQPASRKFSSERLVTLVVGVKRANPELTLAQIGAQLEAMYERTPRGGTRWSPSSVKSLLDRAEKLGLFGAETP; via the coding sequence ATGTCCCTGATTGGCTACGCGCGCGTTTCAACCGAGGACCAGGCGACCGACGCCCAGGTCGATGCGCTGAAGGCCGCCGGCTGCGCGGAGATTTTTCGCGAGCATATGTCCGGCGCCAAGGCGTCGCGGCCGGAGCTGGCCAAGGCCCTGGCCCGCGTGCGCCGCGGCGACGTGTTGGTGGTGGCCAGACTCGACCGGCTAGCGCGCTCCTTGTCGCACCTTCTTTCGGTGATCGCCGAGCTCGACGCCAAGGGCGCGCATTTCAAATCGCTCGCCGACCCGATCGACACGACGACGCCGCAAGGACGCTTCGCATTGCAGGTGCTCGGCGCCGTCGCGGAACTCGAACGCGCGCTGATCCAGGAGCGCACCAAGGACGGGCTTCGCGCCGCGAAGAAACGCGGTCGCGTCGGCGGCAATCCCAAACTGCGCGCCGGCGATCGCGACGCTATCCAGCGCATTGTCGACGAGAAAGCCCAAGCCTATTTCGAACGGGTCAACCGAACCGCCGAACACTGGCTGCCGATCGTCAAAGAAATGCGCCCCGATCACCGCTGGCAGGACGTCGTGCGCGTGCTCAACGCCAAGCGCGATCGATCGAATGGCACTCCCTTGCCCCTCTGGAACGTCGAGCGGTTGAAACGCGCGGTCAAACGCTTCGTCGCCGAGGGCCTCGCCGATCCCGCGCTGCTGCAACCAGCCAGCCGCAAGTTCAGCAGCGAACGGCTGGTGACGCTCGTCGTCGGCGTCAAGCGCGCCAATCCAGAGCTGACCCTGGCGCAAATCGGCGCGCAGCTCGAGGCCATGTATGAGCGCACGCCGCGCGGCGGAACCCGCTGGTCCCCTTCCTCGGTCAAAAGCCTGCTCGATCGCGCCGAAAAACTCGGGCTGTTCGGCGCCGAAACGCCTTGA
- a CDS encoding nucleotidyl transferase AbiEii/AbiGii toxin family protein has protein sequence MTRGPQKNLGASVRDRLTQRARAAGENVQLILTRYSIERLLYRLSVSAHSDKFVLKGAMLFSLWSPTPYRATGDLDLLGIGDPAATTLIAAFRDVLQVDAADDGVTFVPETLRAEPTRPQDEYAGVRVLFDAMIAGACLPIQVDVGFGDAVTPAPRQIEYPSLLGMPTAKLKAYPPETVVAEKLEALVSLGVANSRMKDFFDLWAISRTFAFEGPVLVQAIKATFERRATALPMQTPFGLSEAFAADPAKQAQWLAFLRRTEIALAPEPLSELIPEISAFLMPVLRAAGSAQSPPGHWPSSGPWRD, from the coding sequence GTGACGCGTGGACCGCAAAAGAACCTTGGCGCCTCCGTGCGGGATCGGCTGACGCAGCGCGCTCGCGCGGCGGGAGAAAATGTCCAGCTCATTCTGACTCGTTACTCGATCGAGCGCCTGCTCTATCGCCTGAGCGTCTCGGCGCACAGCGACAAATTTGTCCTGAAAGGCGCCATGCTTTTCAGCCTCTGGTCGCCGACGCCTTATCGCGCGACGGGCGATCTCGACCTTTTGGGAATAGGCGATCCTGCCGCGACGACTTTGATCGCCGCGTTTCGAGACGTTCTGCAGGTCGACGCGGCTGACGACGGCGTGACTTTCGTGCCGGAAACCCTGCGGGCAGAGCCCACGCGTCCGCAGGATGAATATGCTGGCGTGAGAGTCTTGTTCGACGCCATGATCGCCGGCGCGTGTCTTCCAATCCAGGTCGATGTCGGGTTCGGCGACGCCGTCACACCTGCCCCGCGGCAGATCGAATATCCGTCGCTTCTGGGAATGCCGACGGCGAAGTTGAAAGCCTATCCTCCCGAAACAGTCGTCGCCGAAAAGCTCGAGGCGTTGGTCTCGCTCGGCGTCGCCAACAGCCGCATGAAGGATTTCTTCGATCTCTGGGCGATCAGTCGAACTTTCGCCTTCGAGGGACCCGTGCTGGTGCAGGCGATAAAGGCGACATTCGAACGGCGAGCGACTGCCCTGCCCATGCAGACGCCATTCGGCCTTTCGGAAGCTTTCGCCGCAGATCCTGCCAAACAAGCTCAGTGGCTCGCCTTTTTGCGTCGGACTGAAATCGCGCTGGCTCCCGAACCGCTCTCCGAGCTCATTCCGGAGATCAGCGCGTTTCTCATGCCAGTTTTGCGGGCGGCGGGTTCGGCGCAATCGCCGCCTGGCCATTGGCCGAGCAGCGGCCCATGGCGGGATTGA
- a CDS encoding type IV toxin-antitoxin system AbiEi family antitoxin domain-containing protein, whose product MIHAQNHRERALAVARDRGIARSRDFEKAGIPRIYLQRLRDEGLLTQPGRGLYALANGEIGAHHSLAEAAKAVPAGVIGLVSALQFHGLTTQLSPQVWLLIPPKGWVPRKPPVSLKIVRAGDQSLNAGVEHKLIDKVLVPITSPAKTIADCFKYRRQVGLDVAIEALRECLSKKCAPRDEIWRYAAIDRVQNVMRPYLEALS is encoded by the coding sequence ATGATTCACGCCCAAAACCATAGAGAACGCGCGCTCGCCGTCGCACGCGACCGGGGGATTGCGCGTTCTCGGGACTTCGAGAAAGCCGGGATTCCGCGCATCTATCTCCAGCGCCTCCGCGACGAGGGCCTTCTCACACAACCCGGCCGAGGGCTCTATGCGCTCGCCAACGGCGAAATTGGCGCGCATCACAGCCTCGCCGAGGCGGCGAAAGCTGTCCCGGCCGGGGTAATCGGTCTTGTGTCGGCTCTCCAGTTTCATGGACTCACCACGCAGCTCTCGCCCCAAGTATGGCTCCTCATCCCTCCCAAGGGTTGGGTTCCGCGCAAGCCGCCCGTCTCGCTGAAGATCGTGCGGGCGGGCGACCAATCGCTCAACGCTGGCGTCGAGCATAAGCTCATCGACAAGGTTCTGGTTCCGATCACCTCGCCCGCAAAAACGATCGCCGATTGTTTCAAGTATCGGCGGCAGGTCGGGCTCGACGTCGCCATCGAGGCGCTTCGCGAATGTCTGTCGAAAAAATGCGCGCCCCGCGACGAGATATGGCGTTACGCCGCGATAGACCGGGTTCAGAACGTCATGCGGCCCTACCTCGAGGCGCTCTCGTGA
- a CDS encoding RHE_PE00001 family protein codes for MTDFQLPDPFPWTLLVGPLATAEDAVARLDERLARSPIRDGWIERTHFSDAADSLWLAGELVHTEDLVLHDAHMDVRAPTHEVTRAHAILRARRRVAETEPGLALSPIGLETLRGRSRGVRTIGQGRESLLRRGNDEEEDLGVADWDATENQDALAEELASIDTALASSERLLAGAGGSPLKRDSLVYDADWDEDERLAEWSAAVETTADFPPVLAAAIVLDAWESIEPLQHAAWLGQIFTAALLRDRRKTRAHLLCLNSGLRAIPREKRRASNRERRLVSLIEAIAAAAEGGLRDHDRWALARRQLERKLIARRSTSKLPRLIEFVMSRPAVSAGMIANELSVTPRAAQDLVVDLGLREITGRGRYRAWAVL; via the coding sequence ATGACAGACTTCCAGCTCCCCGATCCGTTCCCTTGGACGCTTCTCGTCGGCCCTCTCGCGACCGCGGAGGACGCAGTGGCTCGCCTCGACGAGCGTTTGGCTAGGAGCCCGATCAGAGACGGCTGGATCGAGAGAACACATTTTTCGGATGCGGCTGACAGTCTGTGGCTCGCTGGCGAATTGGTCCATACCGAGGACCTCGTGCTCCACGATGCGCATATGGACGTTCGTGCGCCGACCCACGAAGTCACCCGCGCCCATGCGATCTTGCGGGCTCGGCGGCGCGTTGCCGAAACGGAGCCCGGATTGGCTTTGTCTCCTATCGGGTTGGAGACTCTTCGCGGCCGCTCTCGCGGTGTCCGGACCATCGGGCAGGGCAGGGAAAGTCTGCTTCGAAGGGGCAATGATGAGGAAGAGGACCTTGGCGTTGCCGACTGGGACGCGACGGAGAATCAGGACGCTTTGGCTGAGGAATTGGCCTCGATCGACACTGCCCTTGCGAGCAGCGAACGTTTGCTCGCGGGCGCAGGAGGAAGCCCACTCAAGCGGGATTCGCTCGTCTACGACGCCGATTGGGACGAAGACGAGCGGCTAGCCGAATGGAGCGCCGCCGTCGAGACAACGGCGGATTTTCCTCCCGTCCTTGCCGCCGCGATCGTGCTCGACGCATGGGAGAGCATCGAACCCTTGCAGCATGCCGCCTGGCTCGGCCAGATTTTTACGGCCGCGTTGCTGCGCGACCGCAGGAAAACGCGCGCGCATTTACTTTGCTTGAACAGCGGACTTCGCGCAATTCCACGTGAAAAGCGTCGCGCCTCGAACCGGGAGCGGCGGCTTGTTTCCCTTATCGAAGCCATCGCGGCCGCCGCCGAAGGCGGTTTGCGGGATCACGATCGCTGGGCTCTCGCGCGTCGCCAACTCGAACGAAAGCTCATTGCCCGCCGTTCGACTTCGAAACTGCCGAGACTGATTGAGTTCGTTATGTCCCGACCAGCCGTATCGGCTGGAATGATCGCGAATGAGCTATCAGTCACGCCGCGCGCGGCACAGGATCTCGTGGTTGATCTCGGGCTGCGCGAAATCACGGGTCGGGGTCGATATCGCGCTTGGGCCGTTCTTTAA
- a CDS encoding 2Fe-2S iron-sulfur cluster-binding protein gives MSLLTYEDRPVDIAPGETVLEALLRAGIDAPSSCRTGNCQTCMHRVVAGTPPEDSQSGLTEAQKAIGLFLPCICKPKAPLTIVSRDDAGASIDAVVHSIERVSHDIVRLRVEAEKFEYRPGQFLELIAGADLKRHYSLASHPEDDPYLEMHIRLHENGRMSRRLTEALEPGHRLHVAGPSGTCFYEGVDAEQPLVLIGAGTGLAPLYGVLRDALKRGHRGPIRLYHGARDSRGLYLRDELEVLAAARDNLVYRPCALDLNAPLGGDVAALALDAETEFEHSAFFLCGGVNLVNRLKHELFMRGASLRSIRFDAFIPAG, from the coding sequence TTGTCGTTGCTGACTTACGAAGATCGCCCGGTGGACATCGCGCCGGGCGAGACCGTTCTGGAGGCGTTGCTGCGTGCCGGGATCGACGCCCCAAGCTCCTGCCGCACCGGCAATTGCCAGACATGCATGCATCGCGTCGTTGCCGGAACTCCGCCGGAGGATTCGCAAAGCGGCCTCACCGAGGCGCAGAAGGCGATTGGTTTATTCTTGCCCTGCATATGCAAGCCGAAAGCCCCACTGACCATCGTGTCGCGAGACGACGCCGGCGCCAGCATCGACGCGGTGGTGCATTCGATCGAGCGAGTCTCGCACGACATCGTGCGACTGCGGGTCGAGGCGGAGAAATTCGAATATCGACCGGGGCAGTTCCTGGAATTGATCGCGGGCGCCGACCTCAAGCGCCATTACTCGCTTGCGAGCCACCCGGAAGACGACCCATACCTCGAAATGCACATCCGGCTGCATGAGAACGGACGGATGAGCCGTCGCCTGACGGAAGCTCTTGAGCCCGGCCATCGACTGCATGTCGCAGGCCCCTCGGGGACCTGTTTCTACGAAGGCGTCGACGCCGAGCAACCGCTGGTCCTGATCGGCGCCGGCACCGGCCTCGCGCCGCTCTATGGCGTGCTGCGCGACGCGTTGAAGCGCGGCCATCGCGGGCCGATCCGGCTCTATCACGGCGCACGCGACAGCCGAGGCCTGTATCTGCGCGACGAACTCGAAGTTCTTGCCGCCGCGCGCGACAATCTCGTCTATCGCCCCTGCGCCCTCGATCTGAATGCACCGCTGGGCGGCGACGTCGCGGCGCTGGCGCTCGACGCCGAGACGGAGTTCGAACATTCGGCTTTCTTTCTTTGCGGGGGTGTGAATCTGGTGAACCGACTCAAGCACGAACTCTTCATGCGCGGCGCGAGCCTCAGATCGATCCGCTTCGACGCCTTCATCCCGGCCGGCTGA
- a CDS encoding group I truncated hemoglobin has product MSSLYERLGGEKAVNAAVELFYRRVLADGRIARFFDGVDMEDQIAKQKSFLTMAFGGPNKYSGLDMRNAHKRLVAKGLNDSHVDAVIEDLSRTLRQLGVAEKEVQEVAALANSVRDDVLGR; this is encoded by the coding sequence ATGTCCAGTCTTTATGAACGCCTCGGCGGCGAGAAAGCCGTCAATGCCGCGGTCGAACTCTTCTATCGCCGCGTTCTCGCTGATGGCCGCATCGCGCGCTTTTTCGACGGCGTTGATATGGAAGACCAGATCGCCAAGCAGAAATCCTTTTTGACCATGGCCTTCGGCGGCCCCAACAAATACTCCGGCCTCGACATGCGCAACGCCCACAAACGACTGGTCGCAAAGGGGCTCAACGACTCGCATGTCGACGCGGTGATCGAAGACCTCAGCCGGACCCTTCGCCAACTTGGCGTCGCCGAAAAGGAAGTTCAGGAAGTCGCCGCGCTCGCCAATTCGGTGCGCGACGACGTCCTCGGGCGCTGA
- a CDS encoding RNA polymerase sigma factor has product MPHLTNAELMGGESEMRRSAEARFVDAELAQLTDVELIDLVVGGEAAAFAALLPRYNRKLYRAARAMSGDSVEAEDIVQETWMRAYAHLPDFRKESALSTWLLRILMNEVLGRKRRAKATIELDETSEEQMSSVIMFPNCGSDPESSMSRTQVRNLLELAIDTLPPDFRTVFVLRSVEELSGAEVAEQLGIPEATVKTRLHRARALMQRELAKSFSGALTDVFPFGGARCEALRNRVLLNVGQLRQLGVDEKDVQEVAAQGNSV; this is encoded by the coding sequence ATGCCGCATCTAACCAATGCGGAGTTGATGGGCGGAGAGTCTGAAATGAGAAGAAGCGCCGAAGCGAGATTTGTAGACGCTGAGTTGGCGCAACTGACCGACGTTGAGCTCATCGACCTAGTGGTCGGAGGGGAGGCGGCAGCATTTGCCGCGCTCCTGCCACGCTACAACCGCAAGCTCTACCGAGCAGCGAGGGCTATGTCGGGCGATAGCGTCGAGGCTGAGGATATTGTGCAGGAAACCTGGATGCGAGCTTATGCCCATCTTCCTGATTTCCGCAAAGAGTCGGCGCTCTCCACCTGGTTGCTTCGCATTCTCATGAACGAAGTTTTGGGGCGAAAGCGGCGCGCCAAGGCCACCATAGAACTCGATGAGACAAGCGAGGAGCAAATGTCGAGCGTCATCATGTTTCCCAACTGTGGGAGCGATCCGGAAAGCTCGATGTCGAGAACTCAGGTGCGGAATTTGCTCGAACTGGCAATCGACACGCTCCCACCCGACTTTCGCACGGTTTTCGTCTTGCGCAGCGTTGAAGAATTGTCCGGCGCGGAAGTCGCGGAGCAGCTTGGGATTCCAGAAGCAACTGTCAAAACAAGACTGCACCGCGCACGCGCGCTCATGCAGCGGGAGCTCGCGAAGAGCTTTTCGGGTGCCCTTACCGACGTGTTCCCGTTTGGTGGGGCGCGATGCGAAGCGTTGCGCAATCGTGTGTTGCTCAATGTCGGTCAGTTGCGCCAACTCGGCGTCGACGAAAAAGACGTCCAAGAAGTCGCGGCGCAGGGCAATTCGGTGTAA
- a CDS encoding DUF6522 family protein translates to MKPLEFEDGAIQIDATIVAAGLGIEPTLILERLREGKITSLCERGIDADSGRYRLTFFSESRRFSLTVDQNGIIIRRSTIDFGELPLPASAHKPG, encoded by the coding sequence ATGAAACCACTTGAATTCGAAGATGGCGCCATTCAAATCGATGCGACGATTGTCGCAGCTGGACTCGGGATCGAGCCAACGCTCATTCTGGAGCGCTTACGCGAAGGTAAGATCACCAGTCTGTGCGAAAGAGGAATCGACGCAGACAGCGGTCGGTATCGATTGACTTTCTTTTCCGAAAGCCGCCGCTTCAGCCTCACTGTCGATCAGAACGGGATCATAATCCGACGCTCGACTATTGATTTTGGTGAGCTGCCGCTTCCAGCCTCGGCGCACAAGCCCGGCTGA
- a CDS encoding DUF4142 domain-containing protein, whose translation MAQPAAKPTDPQIAHIAYTAGQLDIAAAELALKISQNKAVREFAEEMVRDHTAVNKQALALVGKLKVTPEDNGTSKSLTDGAAKTRAELSKLSGAAFDKAYAQNEVAYHQTVNGALATVLIPDVQNAELKSLLETGLKLFKEHQQHAEHLAGQLK comes from the coding sequence ATGGCTCAACCCGCAGCCAAACCAACCGATCCGCAAATCGCTCATATCGCGTATACGGCAGGGCAACTCGACATCGCGGCTGCAGAGCTCGCGCTGAAGATTTCGCAGAACAAAGCCGTCAGGGAGTTCGCCGAGGAAATGGTGCGCGATCACACTGCAGTCAACAAGCAAGCCCTTGCTTTGGTCGGAAAGCTAAAGGTTACGCCCGAAGACAATGGCACCAGCAAATCCCTGACGGACGGCGCCGCCAAGACGCGCGCGGAATTGTCGAAGCTGAGCGGAGCCGCCTTTGACAAAGCATACGCGCAGAACGAGGTCGCCTATCATCAAACCGTCAATGGGGCGCTTGCAACCGTGCTCATCCCCGACGTCCAGAACGCTGAATTGAAGAGCCTTCTTGAAACCGGCCTCAAGCTGTTTAAGGAGCATCAGCAGCACGCCGAGCATCTAGCTGGCCAGCTGAAGTAG
- a CDS encoding helix-turn-helix domain-containing protein, which produces MPNLRELTGRGRYRAWALV; this is translated from the coding sequence ATGCCGAACCTTCGCGAATTGACAGGACGAGGGCGTTACCGAGCGTGGGCGCTTGTGTGA
- a CDS encoding ferritin-like domain-containing protein: protein MTKKEKATEGNEKIVALLNRIMEYELAGVVRYTHYSLMVFGYNRLPIICWLKGQAEESLAHAHKAGEMITQLGGHPSLGIGPLLETHKHDIGDILRESLDHEAAALQLYRDLFEEVEGVSIMLEEYARSMIYTEELHQGEVNKMLRKPGDVSVFSAREHK from the coding sequence ATGACCAAGAAAGAAAAGGCAACCGAGGGCAACGAGAAGATCGTCGCGCTGCTCAACCGCATCATGGAATATGAACTGGCCGGGGTGGTGCGCTATACGCATTATTCCCTGATGGTCTTTGGCTACAATCGCCTCCCCATCATTTGCTGGCTGAAAGGACAGGCGGAGGAATCGCTCGCCCATGCGCACAAGGCGGGCGAAATGATCACCCAACTCGGTGGTCATCCGTCACTTGGCATCGGCCCGCTGCTGGAAACCCACAAACACGATATCGGCGATATCCTGCGCGAGTCGCTGGACCACGAAGCCGCTGCGTTGCAGCTTTACCGCGACCTATTCGAGGAAGTAGAGGGCGTGTCCATCATGCTGGAGGAGTATGCGCGCAGCATGATCTACACCGAAGAACTGCACCAGGGCGAAGTCAACAAGATGCTGCGCAAGCCAGGGGATGTGTCCGTTTTTTCGGCGCGGGAGCACAAATGA
- a CDS encoding multicopper oxidase domain-containing protein — protein sequence MAFAILGLLVGPAVAVERVHYIAADEVVWDFAPSYPNNPITGEAFGKEELEFLRQSKDRIGRKYLKAVYREYTDASFTTLKAKGAADEHQGLLGPIIHAEVGDTITVVFRNNTKLPVGIHPHGVFYAKASEGAHYAIDASSSDREKGRAMPETGAHVAPKGQYTYHWEVPERAGPGPSDPSSLVWLYHAHDHEGVDIYAGLVGAIVVTRSGAAKPDGTPKDVDRELVTLFMIFEENMSPYLDANIQRFMGSPKAVNKKDAEFKESNKKHSINGFLYGNLDGLTMRRGERVRWYLIGLGNETDIHTARWHGNTALRRGSRTDTVELFPATTEVVDMRPDNVGAWLFHCHVTDHMAGGMVTRYLVTE from the coding sequence TTGGCTTTCGCCATTCTCGGTCTGCTGGTTGGTCCGGCGGTCGCCGTCGAACGCGTTCACTACATCGCCGCCGACGAAGTCGTCTGGGATTTCGCTCCTTCCTATCCGAACAATCCCATCACCGGCGAGGCGTTCGGCAAGGAAGAATTGGAATTTCTGAGGCAATCCAAGGACCGGATCGGCAGGAAATATCTGAAAGCCGTCTATCGCGAATACACCGACGCTTCCTTCACCACGTTGAAGGCGAAAGGGGCGGCAGACGAACACCAGGGCCTGCTGGGGCCGATCATTCATGCCGAGGTCGGCGACACGATCACCGTTGTCTTTCGTAATAATACGAAGCTTCCTGTCGGCATTCATCCGCACGGCGTCTTCTATGCGAAAGCCTCGGAAGGGGCACATTACGCGATCGACGCCTCTTCTTCCGATCGCGAGAAGGGGCGCGCCATGCCCGAGACAGGAGCGCATGTGGCTCCCAAGGGCCAGTATACCTACCACTGGGAAGTCCCGGAGCGCGCCGGCCCGGGACCGTCCGATCCCAGTTCCCTCGTCTGGCTTTATCATGCGCATGATCACGAAGGGGTCGATATCTATGCGGGCCTTGTCGGCGCCATCGTCGTCACCCGGAGCGGGGCCGCCAAGCCGGACGGAACGCCCAAGGACGTCGATCGTGAGCTCGTCACGCTGTTCATGATCTTCGAGGAGAACATGAGCCCGTATCTCGACGCCAACATTCAGCGCTTCATGGGATCGCCGAAGGCAGTCAACAAAAAGGATGCCGAATTCAAAGAGAGCAACAAAAAGCACTCCATAAACGGCTTCCTCTACGGCAATCTCGATGGCCTCACCATGCGTCGTGGGGAGCGAGTCCGCTGGTATTTGATTGGATTGGGCAACGAAACCGACATTCATACCGCCCGTTGGCACGGCAATACCGCGCTGCGCAGGGGATCGCGGACAGATACGGTAGAGTTATTTCCGGCGACCACCGAGGTCGTCGACATGCGCCCGGACAATGTCGGCGCCTGGTTATTCCACTGCCATGTCACCGACCATATGGCCGGGGGCATGGTGACGCGCTATCTGGTCACCGAATAG
- a CDS encoding FAD:protein FMN transferase has product MRRARPFLGTIVEIAVTDAGAGAEPAIEQAFDAIADVHRLMSFHDTDSDVRRLNREAAIRPVSVDDRTLRVLQFALDLNQRSGGVFDISVARHLQARGLLPLHEHDKTATPCLQSSSRAIELTPDRLVRFHDPATAIDLGGVAKGFAVDCAAEALQACGVSAGLVNAGGDIFAFGKKSWPVHIRDPRAPSGFLCELSLCNEAVASSAGRFDPFHSSSALGTAIVDPRTGENPGEILGASVRASSCMVADALTKVVMLRGERASASLKYFSASALFVRGETDVLATSDWQELRLAG; this is encoded by the coding sequence ATGCGCCGCGCGAGACCGTTTCTGGGCACGATCGTCGAGATCGCCGTGACCGACGCGGGCGCTGGCGCCGAACCGGCGATCGAGCAGGCGTTCGACGCCATTGCGGACGTTCATCGGCTGATGAGCTTCCACGATACTGACAGCGACGTCAGACGCCTTAATCGCGAAGCTGCGATCCGTCCGGTCTCGGTCGACGATCGAACTCTGCGCGTTTTGCAGTTCGCGCTCGATCTTAATCAGAGGTCAGGCGGCGTCTTCGACATTTCGGTGGCGCGCCATCTGCAAGCGCGAGGTTTGCTCCCGCTCCACGAGCATGACAAAACTGCTACGCCTTGCCTGCAATCGAGTTCGCGAGCAATTGAACTGACCCCTGACAGGCTCGTGCGCTTTCACGATCCCGCGACCGCAATTGATCTCGGCGGCGTCGCCAAGGGCTTCGCCGTCGATTGCGCCGCCGAGGCGTTGCAAGCCTGCGGCGTTTCCGCCGGCCTCGTGAACGCTGGCGGCGACATTTTCGCGTTCGGAAAGAAATCCTGGCCCGTCCACATCCGCGATCCTCGGGCGCCGAGCGGCTTTTTGTGTGAACTCTCGCTTTGCAACGAAGCCGTCGCCTCGAGCGCAGGCCGCTTCGATCCGTTTCACTCATCAAGCGCTCTGGGAACGGCAATCGTCGATCCTAGAACGGGGGAAAATCCTGGCGAAATCCTCGGCGCTTCGGTCCGCGCATCCTCCTGCATGGTCGCCGACGCTTTGACAAAGGTCGTGATGCTCAGAGGCGAGCGCGCGAGCGCCTCGCTAAAGTATTTCTCCGCCTCCGCCCTCTTCGTTCGAGGCGAGACGGACGTGTTGGCAACCTCTGACTGGCAGGAGTTGCGTCTTGCGGGTTAG
- a CDS encoding FMN-binding protein has translation MSDWIKWVAPAALVSTVVAPAHAVQFMSLAEAQRLAFPSATQFIPIAGGACRAMEGNASVGYVVFDRVIGKHLYIDYTVAIGPDGRVRRVEILQYRESYGGEVQNGSWLAQFIGKSAGSTLQVGSDIRNISGATLSAHHVTEGVKRVLAACSGGGR, from the coding sequence ATGAGCGACTGGATCAAATGGGTTGCGCCGGCGGCGCTTGTCTCCACGGTGGTCGCGCCAGCGCACGCGGTGCAGTTCATGAGCCTCGCAGAGGCGCAACGATTGGCGTTCCCATCGGCGACGCAATTCATTCCGATCGCTGGCGGCGCATGTCGGGCGATGGAGGGGAATGCGAGCGTCGGATATGTCGTGTTCGATCGCGTGATCGGAAAACACCTCTATATCGACTATACGGTCGCCATCGGTCCGGATGGGCGCGTCCGCCGGGTCGAGATCCTGCAATACAGGGAGTCGTATGGCGGCGAGGTGCAGAATGGGAGCTGGCTCGCGCAATTCATCGGCAAATCGGCGGGCAGCACGCTGCAGGTCGGCAGCGACATTCGCAACATCTCGGGCGCGACCCTCTCGGCGCATCACGTGACAGAGGGCGTCAAAAGGGTGCTGGCGGCTTGTTCCGGAGGTGGCCGCTAG